The nucleotide sequence atatataataaatgcaaCTGAATCTCCTgagtttatatattataataataagatCGTAAATGgtattaacaattttaaaaaaatcgttagtgatatatatcatgaaaaaataaatacaattaatgatggaaatgaaaatggaaattattataattcaaATTCAATCTTAAATgattgtaaaatatatttatctcgAATTGTACCATGGAAAAAAGGTGACATCATGGTTTCAAAAATTtacagaaaaaaatatggtgAGTCATGTCCTATCAAATTAcctgataataatattaatcagattatttatgaacaaatattaaaattaaataaagataaaaataaaattattaatactattgtattacaaaattataattttaattgggaaaaaaaaaaaatacaaactGAAGAGATCCTCAACCAAGACAACAATTTggtattaacaaaaaattgtattgtTCCCCAATATATGAATGAAATAGCTTTTTGGAaatcttattattttaacatcgatattatatataatgagaTAGCAGACTATATTTACGAAAACAAGCAGACCATATTTGATGAGTACATGCAAGCTGAGCATGCAAAAAACGATGAAGCAAAAAACGATGAAGcaaaaaaacgaaattCTAATCTAGTTCAtcataatatgaataattatgCCGGTATATATGACAAAGCAGAAAACAAATACGAATTTCCAGATCGAAACAATTTAGTAACCTTTTCCTACTCTGCATCTTCGTCCTTTATTAGAGGCTTTGATGAAGCATATGATGAAAGTAAAAGGTTAGCAGACAAAACAGAGTCTACTGAATTGatagatataaatttaactgaaatgaaaaataataaaattgttattttaaatCCAAAAAATCATGATAAAATTGAACCATCAAACAGTCAGGAAAAACAAACTAAACAAGACatcaatattaataatgaaaataactTATGTTATGATACtaaagtaaataaaataaagatggATAGTGATAGTGAAGAAGTTCTATTCCATTTTGATGACCCCAATAAGAACTCATCTCTTACtaataatttagaaaataaaaacagtAACCCTATTGATGCCCCTCGAAATGAAACTCATCAAACTTCGAATATTCAAACAGATTCAAATAAAGTCagtgaaaaatataaagagaTAAATATCGATGAGTTTAATTTTACGGATGACATAAATTTTGGTGATGACATAAATTTTGATggcataaataaattcgATGCCAAGGAGTTAGAACAATTTGAAAAAGATCTCTTGAATGCTTAGAAGTTTATTCaagggaaataaaaatgaatatccATTTCATGTTTAGAAAATGTTATCACATGTTTGTATATCCTCACTATTCATTTGCttatcttttaaatttatttcttaaCATCTTTtggctatatttttttgttgtgTATAAAAAGGGTGTGAACTCATTTTACTACACTATCTTTAttctttccattttttactgcttgtttttattagtatttatttgcgtctttaatttatttctatttaaTTAGATTTTATTTAGAAATTCCATGGCTTTACATAGAATTCTAAAACtcaaaaatgaaacattttgtttttataatatttattcattaacTATTTGATAGAGAAATATAGCAGAGTGAATTTCCTGCATGAACAAAGCATGGCCTATTCATTTGGAATCGCGTACACTCGTAGTGTGCGCATTGATAAGAGGGGGATGACCCGCTCTCGGTTTTATCGTGTGAATAATTTATGCCTCCTGAAGAGGAGCTCAAATTGGTGAATTTAAAGTGTGGTGAAAAacgatgaaaaaatatgaaaatagtgAAGTgaaaaaagatgaaaatagGGAACTGTGAAGtgaaaaaagataaaatggTGAAGTgaaaaaagatgaaatgGTGCGGGCCCAAAATTAAAAGCATTGTGCAGGCAAAACACGTGAaacaaaacataaaaaattatgtacaaAAGGAGCTAAATAAGGAATTGCCAAATTACTATGCATGTGTGTGATTAGTAAAATGGTCTACCATAAATCTTCGTTCGTAAAAAGCTGAAGATAAAGATAAGTCGTGATCTCCAGGTTAATAACatttgcatataaataattttccaaAATGTAAATGAAAGAGGCCCACCtttaatttcataaaaCGGCAAATGAGCAACCACTTGATGATTACCTATATATGCTAAAGACCCTTTCcatttttcaataaatgGTGGtatgatattattatttttataatataaatgattgttaaatatgtttgataaataaaaagctTCTTGCTTAGCATTTTGTGCTGTTGGTGGTGGAgacttataatttttatcaacCATTATTAGATAGTCTTCCAATTCTTTTTGATTCAtttctgtttttttatttttattataatcccattttttattactaagttgaggaaatatatttgataattcttctgatttattttttaatgtatcTGATGTAACTTTTGAATCACCTAAAcagtttattattttatccaTATGCTCATGAGATTTTATGGGttcgatttttttacaatccCCTATTGCATAAACATCATTTGTTGGTATTCCAATTACTTTTAAATGTTGGTTTACATTTAAAATTCTATTATTAACCTGTTCaggtattttttttataaaattatttattaatggTGTTTGAGCTAAGCCACTAGCCCAAATTATCATACCATAaggaattttttttggctcttcatttttatttatacttgattttatataaaaatgattttcATCAATTTCAGTTACATGATAATTTGTatacacatttatatttaattttttaaaattatcttttgtaaaatttgaaatattttgtgtAAATGTAGGAAGTAAATTATTACCTCCTTCAACAATAGtaatagatatatatttataaatttgtttatatttattttttatatcattatttacaaaatctGCTAACTCAGCTGCCACTTCAACACCTGTTGGTCCACCACCAACCACAACAACAtgtaacatatttttcacaAACTCATCGTTTGTAGTATTACCATTATACTTTGCAGACGTATTGTTCGtctttatttcttttaaacaTGCTTCTAAAttagaaataaatttttttcgtatttTTAAAGCATCAATTAcatcttttatataaaatgcatatttatctaCACcctttatattaaaagaattcGTTTTTGCTCCTActgaaataattaaataatcatatttgattttaatttcattattactatttgtATCTTCCTTACATTTGATATACTTATCTTTATATACTATATCTGTACATTCGAgctttaaatattttcctgagatattgtttttttttaataaaatatcaataCGTTCTGAACAGGCATCTACATTTAATGTGCCACTACATAAGCATGGCAATAAAGGAGTGaaagtaaaataattcCTTGGTGAAACTAGTGTTAcatcatatttttgaaaatctatatttaataaaaaatgtataccACCCCATCCTGATCCTAAAATAACTACTTTTTctcgttttttatttatataatttacattttttaatttatttgaatcaCAAAAACTTGACATAGCTCGAAATACTCCCATCACTTTTCGATGCTTCACATTCGATATCATTGTTTACTGTGTAATGtaaataagtaaaaataacaaatcgggagaataaataaataaggaACAAAGACGTATTGCCTGCTATTTGTTATGTGCgcatacatttatatacacaGGTTTATGTAAGTATTGTGTGGCAACGCTAGGCAATACGTACGATGGAATATATGCAGAATAGATGCAcatgttttataaaaatatataagataataaaatgaaaactatttaaaaatacatacaCAAAATAAAGTATATTCAGTACGTAAGTACATTCATAATGCCTTATTTATGCGCACACATATTGGAATCTAATTATGTAGCTATAactatacaaattttataagttgtataaaattatttaataataaaaattgattATGTTACACATATTTCTCGTACTCAtcatgttttatatatacataggAATGAATACTTGgtgaaatgaaaaaaagattTTCGTAAAAAAGGAAAGGGAAGCAAATTCATCCCATGccttattaaataatctaAGTacgaaaaatatgaaaaaaaattaattctttacataaaacattatttaagtactgatatgtatattacacaaaaataaagctaatatatataacagtAAGGATGAAAaggttttatataatttaccaaaataataataaaaatttaaaagaatattttttgggtATCACGCACAATTAGAGTGTATGTATGATATCCGCCTTATAAAACACACAAGGTATACTTATTCAATTgtgttaaaattttattttgttttgaaaatgcaaaaaagaatatttattaaattgtaattgtacaaaaaaagttatGTTAAAATGTATAGCGAGCAATAAACTATTTTCCAAGtgctgaaaaaaatatgctatatatatatattttctttttcgtttttattttacattttttatatacccACATAAGCACAcgttttaataaaaacgtATATTTTTCGTTCTTATCAGACATAcataaattgtatatatttggaAAAATCACCAAgtattaatatttcttccctcgtttttttttttcattatttttatattattttatttccttatTTCAAATATACACCGATTTCTTTTATCAGTTCGAAACAACTTTATCTATGCCTTtcattgtatttattttttttcaaatataattaatttgaaataaaaagaacGAACAATAACACCTAACCCATTTGTACGCCCTTAAAcctaaaatataaatacacaCACAAAATTGATATGGACATATTCTTATTAACCCTCTAAAGGCTATTGGCACGATTGTTATgggtttttaaaaatgtatatatattttatttaaaccctaatttatattattattaaatttttttttttaaaatattaaattaattttcaagcccatttatgttttttttataaaattcaaaCACATGAAAACATATCTACGGATATAATGggcatacatataaatgtaaacatatatagattaatatatacaatttaaaaaaaaaaaaaaaattaatttataatattatatcattgcttaaaaataacgcattttttttacacacCTTGCAAATTCACATATAACCATATATATgaggatatatataatgctggtataaatattttaaatattcatatataaatataagaccatatataaattatttcctAATTTTTCATAGGAAAATATGGTACTATtactatttaaaatataggataacttaaaaatgtgttttttttttgtattataattgataaatgtaaatatcattattcatttaaaaaattataataaattaacatACACAAAGAcatgcaaatatatatatgcggAGAATTGTGTGTTTCTTTtgcaatatataataatcagTATTTTGggtttatattttgcatgcgtacacatatattattattgtttatttaatcCTTTGGCCTAAATTCCATTGcttgtttttttacttttttttcatatgaaTCTCTATCTTgttgatataataaaaatggctCCGCTTGTGCAGGAGAATTGGGATTAGGGTTGTCAAGCAAATCCTAATTAAGgttgtaaaaaatggaaaaatatatatagctaGATATGTCTATACATGTTTTACCATACACGTAtcaataaatgaaaaaaaaaattgttatactTGTATTCCCAAAAGAATTTGTTTAATAGTGATTGAAGGCTTCCAATCTTCATCCTCATTTAAGATTGATAAGCATACAGTTCCTAAAAAGGGTATACacataaaattgaaaaaaaaaaaaaaaaaaaaaaaaatagccaaTGAAAAAGCGAAAAAATAGCTAGCTGTacatatgtacatatatatatggcaTCCATTTTGttcgttttttttggaTAAATACCTGATGGATAAATATTTGGATGAAATAAAACGGTAGTAAATTTGCACTTAGGTGGTTTACTTGGATAATCATCAGTAAATTCCATAGTAATTGGAAATTCGCCACCTTCCCATAAACCTCcctacaaataataaacaataaaatattagttGATAAAAAGACATAACATTAAGAAATAATTGGTGACAATGCTTAGGAGTACGATATTTTGTATTGTTCtgttatattcatttattttatttccttgtccatataatatataaaaataactttaaaaaaaattactagttatatatacatgaaatatttatacctTTTTGCCTGGTATTTTACATATCCATTTCATAATATCTAGTCCTTTGCCATCACTCATGGGACTATATTTTGCTGAGAATCCAGCAGGATGGTCTTTTCTCCATTCTGCTCTTTCTTGCGCTAATCTTTTTTTAGCAATAgacattttttcatttatttatattaaaaaaattaataataatataaaatagtgTTAATATTCACTTGAATGttcttaaaaatttaatttaaaccctttttcttatatttgtatttttgtaattatattattttgaatttatttttcgtttacaatatgttattttgtacaaaataatatttaccttttattcaaataaaatataaataaaaaaaaaacaaattaaaaaaagtatgcatatattattaaagcGGTAAATGGTATTTCACATGTACtacttttgttttttttttttcaacgaATCTATAGATaatacttatatttatacaattattattaaaacataataatttgtaaaatatttcaaaagatattattcatttgaaaataaacaaatcaaaattttacaaaaaagaaaaaaaacaaaagtaaaaaatgtattcatttattaattaatcaTAATGATATGAATCGTTAATAagttctttttttttttctctttttttttttcactttttttttttttttttttttaagaaaaaagtGCAATCCATAaccttttaaaaatatataaaattatttaaacaaaCTAAACAGTTTAAATCAgatgtttaaataaatatgcaaacaATTAGTGTAAGTTCAAAATACATGTCTAGCTATCTTATTTTtgccataaaaaaaaattataaaaaaatatttaaagcaCTACAATAAATAGTGAACCATAATAAGAGTTATAAGAATCGTATTTATACTCTGTTGAACTTGAATATCTGTTAATCAAAAGTACTTATTCCCCATCACATTATTATAGTTTTTATGAATagttatgtttatataatatgcacAGTTTGAATTCATTTGCATAtgcttaatatatttaaccATTTGTAATATTCccaataattattttacttttttcttgattttccataaaatataaaataatactcTAGAGGAAATGCGGACTTATTGAATATGATAACTAATTATGTGGAGATAAATGTGTATGCTAGTACAGTATATTccatatgtacatatagaGACTGACTAACATTGCAATGCAAATATATGAGCCTTCTTATTGCCCACAGAgctttatataatatttaactTTTCCAGTAACTTaagtataattaaaataagaaTTCTTAGCACTAgttatgtaaaaatttcagacaatattaaataacaaaaaaagggAATTTATACATACCCCTGTgtgcttatatattttgataattgccgttattaataaatgaaaagataatgaaaattcgACAACTATAGATAATCCAAATgcgaaaaaatatatacattaaaaaGAAGACATAGTATAGCGCATatgcaatatatttatacaatacgcacataaaaaaataaatataatataaaaatagtatatattaatattcaGCGACTTAAAGAATACATTTTACgtatatttaaagaaattttttttaattctttaaaattttaaaataaattttgcattttttatgatggCAACACatgttttaattaatttgcaattccaaaaaatataacatatattcaaaagataattcaaataataatatcttTGTCTTTTGATTGACGAAATCGAGACATAAATCAGTTGCATAAGTCACCAATTGAAAACACAGTTTAGCTATCTAGCtagccaaaaaaaaaaaaaaaaaaaaaaaaaactgcAAAGACAATGAACTCCTTCTTTGGAGATGATACAcaagaagaagaaaatcTTCTTCAGGAAAtcataaaagaaaaaagtgATGAAATTCCTTATATTGTTAAAGAAATAGCGTGTTCTAAGTTAAGTTcaaatgtgaaaaaaaatatgggaGTAGGAGTAAAAACATCTTTAAAGGATGAATgtgcaataaaaaatgagaaaGGGGGTGTAGAGGataacacaaaaaatataaacaattgtTCAGAATTTAATAACCCAAACAAATATGATAATGATACAAATTTTGGAAATGAAATAAGacataataatgaatacaTATTAAACGTTAAActaaatacaaatatttttccatttcatataaaaaaaaatggaaaaataaattcagatatattttttataccaTATAAAAGTgaagataataaagatgtaataacaaaatatacatataattatgactattatgatatatatccCCAAAATGTTGAGCTaactaataaaaattttcatgcaaataaaaaaaaagatggCGATTTGTCAAGCCATAACAATTTGATAAACTGTAAAAAGGAGCATATAGATAAAGAAgaggaaaataattttcaaaaatttttGGTACATTTTAGAGGACGATTATTTATTGGaagtaatataaattattctttttttaatgccCAAACATTTTTAGCAACTTTAAGCAATGATGATCATACAGCTAGCGAAACACAAAATCAATTATgttatgttaataaaaaaatacaaactTATAATATGATACCTAGTGCTACTTATTGGAAACAAGATGAATATCCTGATATATCTGATtcaaatatacaaaaacttcaaatgttttttatttcgcaATCGGTAGCTAATTATGATAAAGAATCCCAACTTAATGCATATGAAGGTGAACTCGTATTTTAACTCCAAACTGCTAttcaaaaagaaaaaaaaaaacaagcgTGTGCAATctacacatatatgtacaGATTTATGTGCCATCTTTGAAGGTATTTCACCCGCTTGTTTTTTTCCACCTTTTTTATGGcgatttaatttatttcaatattttcGTATATCCACTAATTTACAAATTcagttattttttgtagaaCAAATCCAATCTGCATACAGAGCTCGCGATTTTTgggataaataaatatttttttttaaaattttatccTGAACAtgttcatttaaaaatgagaTGTTATGCTTAAGTgtgtgcattttttttgaaataatattctgaccatgttcataattttcattaaataaatttatttttttttggtttatatgtataatgtCACATAAGTAGGATCCTAATATATCcgattttatattcaattCGCTAAAActgtttattaaaattagcGCATCTTTCATATCGTTGATAAGAAAaccattttctatatttattggaTTAGtcttgtttttattttcaattttttttaacaatatttcttcgcttttttttaatactaaTTCAGTTAAACTagcgttttttttatattttccaaaCACATATGCAGAAAGCGAAAGATGGTGCATATTTGCATTatctaataaattttttaaataaatttgaaatgcattaaatatatcctcattataaatatttagtTTAGCATAGTAATACATTATATTACACAAAGTtgatatattcatttttcgtatgctcaaaataattttagaatttattttgttcattaaatttttattgtctttacaataattaatattatcttCGTTCAACTTTGATATCCCACTTAATATAAAACTAAGTTGTTGGTCATCACAAgaaagtatttttttttcgatctctttaaatatgtttgaaatataatctatattttttatttttaatttcatatatCCATTAATTATTAGTGATAAATTCCGAATTGTTAAGAAATTTACGTTTTTATCTATTTTTtcacaaattatttttaaaaattcggTAGATACATGAAAAGGGATTCTACAACATGAATTAATTATCAATGATAAAGATTGTGGATTCATactttctatttttttacttatttcTAATAATAGTACATCAAAAAATTGGTTTAGCATTTCTTTATGTTCACTCTTTTCTATTATGTCATCGTAACATTTGTCAATTTCATTTTGGGTGTGtcctttttcataaatCTCAGGATTATCTTCTGTATTGTTCATACAATTAGTGTGCTCATTTTTCATAGAATCTTTTTcaacaatatttatattagtaGATGCATGATTATT is from Plasmodium chabaudi chabaudi strain AS genome assembly, chromosome: 8 and encodes:
- a CDS encoding heptatricopeptide repeat-containing protein, putative codes for the protein MIRHNSISLVKFLKRDKKIYLSFFESKRYVSYDTLAGIPWMGHSRITNIFERVSNEGPFDKITWERLSERADKISNSFNSKEIGRILYSYSKVRYRDIKVIYKFIEKIKYKEINKTDLLSFAHICQALNHLNYYDKQFFEIALSRILKIKIDNNSFPIIIILNAYAKHCNNQTYRYMSFKLLIYFIQNFGNYKDTCTSQGLVMLLNSLSQIIKPSPDFLKAEDPNLNKIFISNNNKSYLSEQSLHFKRSGKITSIIHDDYVEVPNDANKNSSELKVDEEKDEEKDEESETSPNNHASTNINIVEKDSMKNEHTNCMNNTEDNPEIYEKGHTQNEIDKCYDDIIEKSEHKEMLNQFFDVLLLEISKKIESMNPQSLSLIINSCCRIPFHVSTEFLKIICEKIDKNVNFLTIRNLSLIINGYMKLKIKNIDYISNIFKEIEKKILSCDDQQLSFILSGISKLNEDNINYCKDNKNLMNKINSKIILSIRKMNISTLCNIMYYYAKLNIYNEDIFNAFQIYLKNLLDNANMHHLSLSAYVFGKYKKNASLTELVLKKSEEILLKKIENKNKTNPINIENGFLINDMKDALILINSFSELNIKSDILGSYLCDIIHINQKKINLFNENYEHGQNIISKKMHTLKHNISFLNEHVQDKILKKNIYLSQKSRALYADWICSTKNN
- a CDS encoding ribonuclease H2 subunit C, putative, yielding MNSFFGDDTQEEENLLQEIIKEKSDEIPYIVKEIACSKLSSNVKKNMGVGVKTSLKDECAIKNEKGGVEDNTKNINNCSEFNNPNKYDNDTNFGNEIRHNNEYILNVKLNTNIFPFHIKKNGKINSDIFFIPYKSEDNKDVITKYTYNYDYYDIYPQNVELTNKNFHANKKKDGDLSSHNNLINCKKEHIDKEEENNFQKFLVHFRGRLFIGSNINYSFFNAQTFLATLSNDDHTASETQNQLCYVNKKIQTYNMIPSATYWKQDEYPDISDSNIQKLQMFFISQSVANYDKESQLNAYEGELVF
- a CDS encoding SUMO-conjugating enzyme UBC9, putative; the protein is MSIAKKRLAQERAEWRKDHPAGFSAKYSPMSDGKGLDIMKWICKIPGKKGGLWEGGEFPITMEFTDDYPSKPPKCKFTTVLFHPNIYPSGTVCLSILNEDEDWKPSITIKQILLGIQDLLDNPNPNSPAQAEPFLLYQQDRDSYEKKVKKQAMEFRPKD
- a CDS encoding BSD-domain protein, putative — protein: MYSLWKELSNQVKKKAENINTILNEINNVNIDSSDNNAGNNNTNSMSLKTSINNKINELNNKYIINATESPEFIYYNNKIVNGINNFKKIVSDIYHEKINTINDGNENGNYYNSNSILNDCKIYLSRIVPWKKGDIMVSKIYRKKYGESCPIKLPDNNINQIIYEQILKLNKDKNKIINTIVLQNYNFNWEKKKIQTEEILNQDNNLVLTKNCIVPQYMNEIAFWKSYYFNIDIIYNEIADYIYENKQTIFDEYMQAEHAKNDEAKNDEAKKRNSNLVHHNMNNYAGIYDKAENKYEFPDRNNLVTFSYSASSSFIRGFDEAYDESKRLADKTESTELIDINLTEMKNNKIVILNPKNHDKIEPSNSQEKQTKQDININNENNLCYDTKVNKIKMDSDSEEVLFHFDDPNKNSSLTNNLENKNSNPIDAPRNETHQTSNIQTDSNKVSEKYKEINIDEFNFTDDINFGDDINFDGINKFDAKELEQFEKDLLNA
- a CDS encoding type II NADH:ubiquinone oxidoreductase, putative — encoded protein: MISNVKHRKVMGVFRAMSSFCDSNKLKNVNYINKKREKVVILGSGWGGIHFLLNIDFQKYDVTLVSPRNYFTFTPLLPCLCSGTLNVDACSERIDILLKKNNISGKYLKLECTDIVYKDKYIKCKEDTNSNNEIKIKYDYLIISVGAKTNSFNIKGVDKYAFYIKDVIDALKIRKKFISNLEACLKEIKTNNTSAKYNGNTTNDEFVKNMLHVVVVGGGPTGVEVAAELADFVNNDIKNKYKQIYKYISITIVEGGNNLLPTFTQNISNFTKDNFKKLNINVYTNYHVTEIDENHFYIKSSINKNEEPKKIPYGMIIWASGLAQTPLINNFIKKIPEQVNNRILNVNQHLKVIGIPTNDVYAIGDCKKIEPIKSHEHMDKIINCLGDSKVTSDTLKNKSEELSNIFPQLSNKKWDYNKNKKTEMNQKELEDYLIMVDKNYKSPPPTAQNAKQEAFYLSNIFNNHLYYKNNNIIPPFIEKWKGSLAYIGNHQVVAHLPFYEIKGGPLSFTFWKIIYMQMLLTWRSRLIFIFSFLRTKIYGRPFY